The following proteins come from a genomic window of bacterium:
- a CDS encoding response regulator, protein MNTMEDSKSVLIIDDDADWVEANRIALEANSYKVFTAYSGQQGIFKFLKVLPDLVILDISMERRDEGFYVGHKIRSYPNVGNVPIIMITAIHQSSKFRFSPDTDGNYLPADELIDKPADPSRLLELVHKWLKDR, encoded by the coding sequence ATGAATACGATGGAAGATTCCAAAAGCGTATTGATTATCGATGACGATGCGGATTGGGTGGAAGCCAATAGAATTGCGCTGGAAGCAAATTCTTATAAGGTGTTCACCGCTTACAGCGGGCAGCAGGGTATTTTCAAATTTCTGAAGGTTCTCCCTGATCTGGTTATTCTCGACATCTCTATGGAAAGAAGGGATGAGGGGTTTTACGTAGGCCATAAAATCAGAAGTTACCCGAATGTCGGCAATGTTCCAATCATCATGATCACGGCTATACATCAATCCAGCAAGTTCCGGTTTTCCCCTGATACGGATGGTAATTATCTGCCGGCAGATGAATTGATAGATAAACCGGCGGATCCTTCACGGCTACTTGAATTGGTGCATAAGTGGCTGAAAGACAGGTAA
- a CDS encoding FAD/NAD(P)-binding protein, with protein MAIEDIIVETPDVKTFRLIFQERKIRRHFSFKAGQFGKYSVFGEGESTFYLASSPTWEGYLECSVRRASKVAEAFHKLGVGDRIGFRGPYGNGFPLPELTGKNLILIGSGIGIVPLRSLIWNCLDFRESFGKITILYGAERVADLVYKRELREWESRRDINLIRTVDPGGEEPGWDGRVGFVPMIMREIDLLPEKSWVITCGPPVMIKFVIEGLISLGFSPERIITTLEMKIRCGLGKCGRCNIGKHYVCQDGPVFTYAQIGEFPNEF; from the coding sequence ATGGCTATTGAAGATATTATTGTTGAAACCCCGGATGTGAAAACTTTCCGGCTTATCTTCCAGGAGCGGAAGATACGCCGCCACTTTTCATTCAAGGCAGGACAATTTGGCAAGTATTCCGTTTTCGGGGAAGGGGAATCCACCTTTTATCTTGCATCCTCTCCCACCTGGGAGGGCTATCTCGAGTGCAGTGTCAGAAGGGCAAGCAAGGTTGCCGAAGCTTTCCATAAACTCGGAGTCGGAGACCGGATCGGTTTCCGTGGCCCGTATGGAAACGGGTTCCCGCTTCCCGAATTGACGGGGAAAAATCTCATTCTGATCGGTAGCGGGATCGGCATTGTCCCGCTCAGGTCTTTAATCTGGAACTGCCTGGATTTCCGGGAGTCTTTCGGCAAGATCACCATCTTATACGGAGCCGAGCGGGTAGCTGATCTGGTCTATAAACGGGAGCTCAGGGAATGGGAATCAAGAAGGGATATCAATCTTATCAGGACAGTAGACCCTGGAGGGGAAGAGCCTGGGTGGGATGGACGGGTCGGCTTTGTGCCCATGATCATGAGGGAGATCGACTTATTGCCGGAAAAATCCTGGGTTATCACCTGTGGTCCTCCGGTCATGATTAAATTTGTCATTGAAGGTCTGATCAGCCTGGGATTTTCTCCTGAGCGGATTATAACCACGCTTGAAATGAAGATACGGTGCGGTCTGGGAAAATGCGGACGATGCAATATCGGGAAACATTATGTCTGCCAGGATGGGCCTGTTTTTACTTACGCTCAGATTGGTGAATTTCCCAATGAATTTTAG
- a CDS encoding CoB--CoM heterodisulfide reductase iron-sulfur subunit A family protein has protein sequence MSRIGVFVCWCGSSIAEQVDIREVSRYGAMLPGVVKVIDHQYLCSESGQKLIVKTIREQRLDGVVVAACSPGMHQVTFRRAVTGGGLNPYLLEIANVQEHCSRVYKDRSEATARAKNLVRMMVERVKWNRPLDQVKLPVTRRALVIGAGIAGIQASLDIAACGYEVVLVEKKPSIGGHVAQLAEIFPPLGSSPCIMTPYAAEVVQNPNITLYPYAELESLEGYAGNFTARIRKKARFVDASKCTGCGICQQKCPVSVKSEFNEGLSFRPAVYLPFPYAVPNTAIIDRENCLRFQEGTCSLCQEVCPTGAIDYRQKDEIISEEAGAIVVATGYDLMAREVYAEYGGGQYPDVITSLQFERLMSASGPTRGLLRRPSDGRIPGSVVFIQCVGSMDASHGIPYCSRICCTYTAKQAMLFRHQCPDGRAYVFHVDIRAAGNNYHEYVRKAIEEYKTVYIRGRVSRVFLRDGCLVVSGVDAMIGEQVEIEADLVVLAAAVTASSGVENLARKLGIAYDLHHFLSEAHPGLRPIETNSMGIYLAGACQAPKDIPETVAQAGAAAAKVLGLFGSKDLFQDPSVARVNENTCTGCLLCQKVCTYNAIEIKGLKNRRGDVVKIVSSVNTNKCRGCGTCAAECRSHSIEFEGFNDQQIYAQINALGLR, from the coding sequence ATGTCGCGGATTGGAGTATTTGTTTGCTGGTGTGGATCGAGTATCGCCGAACAGGTGGATATTCGTGAGGTATCCCGATACGGGGCCATGCTGCCTGGGGTGGTCAAGGTTATTGATCATCAATACCTGTGTTCCGAATCGGGGCAAAAATTGATTGTGAAGACCATCCGTGAGCAGCGTCTCGACGGAGTGGTGGTGGCCGCATGCTCGCCCGGGATGCATCAGGTGACGTTCCGCAGGGCTGTGACCGGCGGAGGACTAAACCCCTATCTCCTGGAAATAGCCAATGTACAGGAGCATTGCTCCCGGGTATATAAAGACCGGTCAGAAGCTACAGCCAGGGCTAAAAACCTGGTCAGGATGATGGTGGAGCGGGTGAAATGGAATCGTCCCCTTGATCAGGTTAAACTCCCTGTTACCAGGAGGGCTCTGGTCATTGGCGCTGGCATCGCCGGTATCCAGGCATCCCTCGATATTGCGGCTTGCGGTTATGAAGTGGTCCTGGTGGAAAAGAAGCCTTCGATCGGCGGGCATGTGGCCCAACTGGCTGAAATATTTCCTCCTCTGGGCTCCTCTCCCTGCATCATGACCCCGTATGCGGCTGAAGTGGTACAGAATCCGAATATAACACTCTATCCCTATGCGGAACTGGAGTCGCTGGAAGGGTATGCCGGGAATTTTACTGCCAGAATCAGAAAAAAAGCCCGCTTTGTAGATGCCAGTAAATGCACTGGCTGCGGAATATGCCAGCAGAAATGCCCCGTTTCCGTGAAGAGTGAATTTAACGAAGGGCTCTCCTTCCGACCGGCTGTTTATCTCCCTTTTCCTTATGCTGTACCGAACACAGCGATCATTGACCGGGAAAATTGCCTTCGGTTTCAGGAAGGCACATGCAGCCTTTGCCAGGAAGTTTGCCCGACCGGTGCCATTGACTACCGGCAGAAGGATGAAATTATCTCTGAAGAGGCGGGAGCGATAGTGGTGGCTACAGGCTATGACCTGATGGCCAGGGAGGTATATGCAGAATATGGAGGCGGGCAATACCCCGACGTTATCACTTCTCTTCAATTCGAACGGCTGATGAGTGCCTCCGGCCCGACCCGCGGTCTATTGCGCAGACCCTCGGATGGCAGGATCCCCGGCAGTGTGGTCTTTATCCAGTGTGTCGGCTCGATGGATGCTTCCCACGGAATACCTTACTGTTCGAGGATATGCTGTACCTATACAGCCAAACAGGCCATGCTCTTCCGGCATCAGTGTCCCGATGGCCGGGCTTATGTATTTCATGTGGATATTCGTGCTGCGGGCAACAATTACCATGAATATGTGCGAAAGGCCATTGAGGAGTATAAGACGGTCTATATCCGGGGCCGGGTGTCCAGGGTATTTCTTCGTGATGGCTGTCTTGTGGTCAGCGGAGTGGATGCCATGATCGGAGAGCAGGTGGAGATCGAGGCAGATTTGGTGGTTTTGGCTGCGGCTGTCACTGCATCTTCGGGAGTGGAAAATCTGGCGCGGAAATTAGGGATCGCCTACGACCTCCACCACTTTCTTTCAGAGGCCCATCCAGGGCTTCGACCCATTGAAACCAATAGTATGGGTATCTATCTGGCCGGAGCCTGCCAGGCACCCAAAGATATCCCCGAGACCGTGGCCCAGGCAGGAGCGGCGGCAGCCAAGGTGCTGGGGTTGTTCGGAAGCAAAGACCTTTTTCAGGACCCCAGCGTAGCCAGAGTTAATGAAAATACCTGCACCGGCTGCCTCCTCTGTCAAAAGGTCTGCACCTACAACGCTATCGAAATCAAGGGATTGAAAAACCGGAGAGGGGATGTCGTAAAGATAGTTTCATCAGTAAACACGAACAAGTGCCGGGGATGCGGCACCTGTGCTGCCGAGTGCCGGTCACATAGTATCGAGTTTGAGGGATTTAACGACCAGCAGATATATGCCCAGATCAATGCCCTGGGTTTGAGGTGA
- a CDS encoding HAMP domain-containing sensor histidine kinase, translating to MKQISKCLEGKMIPGIGMVIILALMGFFYLHSKEDYRHLVLLIRDEAYQLSDIVIRGIRHDMLLNRRADLQQRIGDIVNHDKIIRIRIIKDGRVKVASNTYEIGMLIDKKSEGCIECHRGNSQLPSSRSMKDYRIFQPAYGSEAIGIMNPIYNEKPCYRCHGSQKKIIGVLGITISLSRIHAFMRGSHIRMVLFLICTLILISITAGLLIRHLVIIPIRKLARETAMITYGNLDHQVCLDTGDEIEDLARAFNLMTSQLQAATREVEDQVKLAASRLAQANQELETANQRLEESDRRKSEMMMAVAHDLHTPLAAIESCLRVVLDGYLKNDPDKEREMLQRIEARIKDQITLVKNLLDFSLITESCREMKEVNISDVIRKATDLVSHLASARKISIQVQEDTTTPLSVPGDEESLVRALTNLLDNAIKYSPLRSTIWISSQSLNHHIQLVVRDYGPGIPAEELPLIFDFLFRGRSAKRQKKQGSGLGLSIVKQIIDLHKGEIRVESEKGEGTSFFITLPRCRS from the coding sequence ATGAAACAGATCAGCAAATGTCTGGAAGGTAAAATGATCCCCGGGATCGGCATGGTAATCATACTGGCCCTGATGGGTTTCTTTTACCTTCACAGCAAGGAAGATTACCGTCATCTGGTTCTGTTAATCAGAGATGAGGCATACCAGTTGAGCGACATTGTCATAAGGGGCATCAGGCACGATATGCTGCTGAACAGGAGGGCTGACCTTCAGCAGAGGATAGGTGATATCGTCAATCACGATAAGATAATCAGGATAAGGATCATCAAGGACGGGAGGGTAAAAGTTGCCTCTAATACCTATGAAATCGGCATGCTTATCGATAAAAAGTCTGAAGGTTGCATTGAATGCCACCGGGGAAATAGTCAACTCCCATCCTCCCGGTCCATGAAAGATTACCGGATATTCCAACCCGCGTACGGGAGCGAGGCTATCGGCATCATGAATCCCATTTACAACGAAAAGCCCTGCTATCGATGTCATGGAAGTCAAAAAAAGATTATCGGAGTGTTGGGCATCACTATTTCTCTGTCCAGGATTCATGCCTTCATGAGAGGCAGCCATATCAGAATGGTGCTGTTCCTGATATGTACCCTTATCCTGATCTCCATAACCGCAGGCCTTCTGATCCGGCATCTGGTGATTATTCCCATCCGTAAACTGGCCAGGGAGACAGCCATGATTACGTACGGGAACCTGGATCATCAGGTTTGCCTTGATACCGGAGACGAGATTGAGGATCTGGCTCGGGCTTTTAACCTTATGACTTCACAATTACAGGCAGCCACCCGGGAGGTTGAAGACCAGGTCAAATTGGCTGCCTCCCGATTGGCACAAGCCAACCAGGAATTGGAAACAGCCAATCAAAGACTGGAGGAAAGCGATCGGAGAAAATCGGAGATGATGATGGCGGTAGCTCACGATCTCCATACACCCCTGGCTGCCATCGAAAGCTGCCTGCGGGTTGTTCTGGATGGGTATCTGAAAAACGATCCGGATAAGGAAAGAGAGATGCTTCAGCGGATAGAGGCCAGGATAAAGGATCAGATAACTCTGGTCAAAAACCTTCTGGATTTCTCCCTGATAACGGAAAGTTGCAGGGAAATGAAAGAAGTGAACATTTCCGACGTGATCCGGAAAGCAACGGATTTGGTATCACATCTGGCGAGTGCCAGGAAGATTTCCATCCAGGTCCAGGAAGATACCACTACTCCGTTGTCTGTTCCGGGAGATGAGGAATCGCTGGTGCGCGCGCTGACCAATCTGCTCGACAATGCCATAAAGTACAGTCCGCTGAGAAGCACGATCTGGATCAGCAGTCAGAGTCTCAATCATCACATTCAATTGGTTGTCAGAGACTATGGTCCCGGGATCCCGGCGGAGGAGCTTCCCCTGATCTTTGATTTTCTCTTTCGAGGCAGAAGCGCCAAAAGGCAGAAAAAGCAAGGATCAGGTTTGGGGTTATCCATTGTCAAACAGATTATCGATCTCCACAAGGGAGAGATCCGGGTTGAGAGCGAAAAAGGAGAGGGAACGAGCTTCTTTATCACTTTGCCGAGATGTCGGTCCTAG
- a CDS encoding 4Fe-4S binding protein: MNRLLQEKAQELLDQNEVSLVIGYGEYFRRTNDESLQRIVTPLFISKPDEAKSLVWNDHCVHNLSAYLLRKEVKVHRRVALVAKGCDVKSICVLVQENQIKRNNVLIIGLTCQGVVGNSPYRNAEKCYSCQLHTPHICDILISSPQERSREPEQEPLEGSGSLQEKIDRLDRMSTPERWHFWKDQFGRCVRCYACRNICPLCYCERCIGDSSSPQWIEKGSLSGNLAFHIIRALHLSDRCTDCGECERVCPMGLPLNLLYHKMARIAKDLFQTK; this comes from the coding sequence ATGAACAGGTTATTGCAGGAAAAAGCGCAGGAGCTGCTCGATCAGAATGAGGTTTCCCTCGTTATCGGATATGGCGAATATTTCCGAAGGACTAATGATGAATCGCTTCAGCGTATAGTTACACCGCTCTTCATTTCGAAACCGGATGAGGCAAAATCCCTCGTCTGGAATGATCACTGTGTCCATAACCTTTCTGCCTATCTGCTCAGGAAAGAGGTGAAGGTGCATCGCAGGGTCGCTCTTGTGGCCAAGGGATGCGATGTCAAATCGATCTGTGTTCTCGTTCAGGAGAACCAGATCAAAAGAAATAACGTGCTCATCATCGGCTTGACCTGCCAGGGAGTAGTCGGAAACAGCCCGTACCGAAATGCGGAGAAATGTTATTCCTGTCAGTTACATACCCCTCACATCTGCGACATTTTAATTTCTTCGCCTCAAGAGCGGTCCAGGGAACCGGAGCAGGAGCCGTTGGAAGGTTCCGGCTCCCTGCAGGAGAAAATCGATCGACTGGACAGGATGAGCACTCCTGAGAGATGGCATTTCTGGAAAGATCAGTTCGGTCGGTGCGTTCGATGCTATGCCTGCCGGAACATCTGCCCCTTGTGCTACTGTGAAAGATGCATTGGAGATAGCAGCAGCCCGCAATGGATTGAAAAAGGCTCTTTATCGGGAAACCTCGCTTTTCATATCATCAGAGCCCTTCACCTGTCAGACAGATGCACCGACTGCGGGGAATGCGAAAGGGTCTGCCCTATGGGACTGCCCTTAAACCTTTTATACCACAAGATGGCCCGGATAGCAAAAGACCTCTTTCAGACAAAATAA
- the pstS gene encoding phosphate ABC transporter substrate-binding protein PstS, whose product MKIRACLGSFLVSVLLLISGFAPRVESLTINGAGASFPYPIYSQLAHKYEQMSGQKLNYQSIGSGGGIAQIKAKTVDFGASDAPLKKEELDAGGLIQFPMIMGGVVPVVNIKGIKAGELKLTPQLLSGIFLGTITRWNDEAVKQVNPGLKLPDKAITVVHRADGSGTTWIFTNYLDKVSAQWHEKVGTDKAVAWPVGVGGKGNEGVAAYVQRIDGSIGYVEFAYALESRMNHVLLKNKAGKFVEPTIETFQAAAANADWEHAPGFYLVLTDQAGENSWPITGASFILVHRNQSQAEKARAMLKFFDWCFQNGTKEAKDLQYVPMPQNVVKLVKSAWSKEMKAAGQPVWP is encoded by the coding sequence ATGAAAATCAGGGCCTGCTTAGGGAGTTTTCTGGTATCGGTGCTTCTCTTGATCAGCGGCTTTGCACCCCGGGTTGAATCGTTGACCATCAACGGGGCGGGAGCATCGTTTCCCTATCCTATTTACTCTCAATTGGCACACAAGTATGAGCAAATGAGCGGCCAGAAACTCAACTATCAATCCATCGGTTCCGGGGGCGGCATAGCACAGATCAAGGCCAAAACCGTGGACTTTGGCGCTTCGGATGCCCCACTGAAGAAAGAAGAGCTGGATGCAGGCGGCCTGATCCAATTCCCCATGATCATGGGAGGGGTAGTGCCGGTTGTCAATATCAAAGGGATCAAGGCAGGAGAGTTGAAGCTCACCCCCCAGCTTTTAAGTGGCATCTTCCTGGGCACGATAACCAGGTGGAATGACGAGGCTGTCAAGCAGGTCAATCCCGGCCTGAAACTTCCCGATAAAGCCATTACCGTGGTACACAGGGCGGATGGATCGGGGACAACCTGGATTTTTACCAATTACCTGGATAAAGTTTCGGCGCAATGGCATGAAAAAGTCGGAACCGACAAGGCTGTTGCCTGGCCTGTCGGCGTGGGTGGCAAGGGGAATGAAGGTGTGGCCGCTTATGTGCAGCGCATCGACGGATCGATTGGCTACGTCGAATTTGCCTATGCTCTGGAGAGCAGGATGAATCACGTACTATTGAAGAACAAGGCAGGCAAATTCGTTGAGCCAACGATCGAGACTTTCCAGGCTGCCGCAGCCAACGCCGACTGGGAGCATGCTCCCGGCTTCTATCTGGTCCTGACCGACCAGGCCGGTGAAAACAGTTGGCCGATTACCGGAGCATCCTTTATCCTCGTTCACCGCAATCAGTCACAGGCAGAAAAGGCCAGGGCCATGCTCAAGTTTTTTGACTGGTGCTTCCAGAATGGAACGAAAGAAGCAAAAGACCTCCAATATGTGCCGATGCCCCAGAATGTGGTTAAACTTGTGAAATCAGCATGGAGCAAAGAAATGAAGGCCGCAGGTCAGCCTGTCTGGCCGTAA
- a CDS encoding hydrogenase iron-sulfur subunit, with amino-acid sequence MSIPSHVTSHVTSRSETLEKKNWQPRVVAFLCNRCASIGDNPAGMSRLLSDNRIEVIRVPCSGRVDPIFLLKCFEKGADGVLVSACSPGACHHALGNYHARKRFAVFQKLLEFCGLDGRRIHFPWDLSDAGVQLPGLIDRVVSQVREAGPLPDIRSRGGNRS; translated from the coding sequence ATGTCTATCCCCAGCCATGTTACCAGCCATGTTACCAGCAGGAGCGAAACGCTCGAGAAGAAAAACTGGCAGCCGAGAGTGGTTGCCTTTCTCTGCAACCGGTGTGCATCTATCGGTGATAATCCGGCAGGCATGAGCCGCCTGCTTTCAGACAACCGTATCGAGGTTATTCGGGTCCCCTGTTCCGGGCGGGTGGACCCGATCTTCCTGCTGAAATGCTTTGAGAAAGGAGCGGATGGTGTTCTTGTCTCCGCTTGTTCCCCGGGAGCCTGTCACCATGCCCTGGGAAATTATCATGCCCGAAAAAGATTCGCGGTCTTTCAAAAATTGCTGGAATTTTGCGGCCTTGATGGCCGGAGAATCCATTTTCCCTGGGACTTGTCAGATGCAGGAGTACAATTGCCCGGACTGATCGACCGGGTAGTGAGCCAAGTGCGGGAAGCAGGGCCTCTTCCGGATATCCGCTCCAGAGGAGGAAACCGGTCATGA
- a CDS encoding pentapeptide repeat-containing protein, with protein sequence MGKNLEGAHWPGHNLAFADFGEALLSRANLERANLEKANLWRANLDYAYAREACFRDATMREFHSQNINLERAFMEGADLCGAQMPGSFLYGAHLAYTNMEGINLRSANLTLANLAHAKLINADLWGANLSQANLEGAVLINANLERANLQRCNLAYAQLINVCLRGSNLSQTDFQGAIVDQVSLEEASNIQQANFHQATFNGKIFRFMNFSNASFQNKDLRQADFQGSDLSGAHFEGARLDGANLKDTNLMSCNLQGASIQDALFDYSIMTGANISQIEQFHGASFRGANWWSAFCVSPAQFKEYLQKNFPDRF encoded by the coding sequence ATGGGAAAAAACCTGGAAGGGGCTCATTGGCCGGGGCACAACCTGGCCTTTGCGGATTTTGGCGAGGCCCTGCTCTCCAGAGCTAATCTGGAGCGGGCGAACCTGGAAAAGGCGAATCTCTGGAGAGCCAACCTTGATTATGCCTATGCGCGGGAGGCATGTTTTAGGGACGCCACCATGAGGGAATTCCACAGCCAGAATATCAATCTCGAGCGGGCCTTTATGGAGGGGGCAGACCTTTGCGGCGCTCAGATGCCGGGATCTTTCCTGTACGGAGCCCATTTGGCTTACACCAACATGGAAGGGATTAACCTGCGCTCGGCGAACCTGACGCTCGCAAATCTTGCTCATGCAAAACTGATCAATGCTGATCTTTGGGGTGCCAATTTAAGTCAAGCCAACCTGGAGGGGGCCGTATTGATTAATGCCAATCTGGAGAGGGCCAATTTACAAAGATGCAATCTGGCCTATGCCCAACTGATCAATGTCTGTCTGAGAGGTTCCAATCTCAGCCAGACTGACTTTCAGGGAGCCATCGTTGATCAGGTCAGCCTGGAAGAGGCCAGCAACATCCAGCAGGCCAACTTCCACCAGGCCACTTTCAATGGGAAAATATTCCGCTTTATGAATTTTTCCAATGCATCCTTTCAAAACAAAGACCTTCGCCAGGCGGACTTTCAAGGTTCTGATTTAAGCGGTGCCCACTTTGAAGGTGCCCGACTGGATGGTGCCAATCTGAAGGATACGAATCTGATGTCCTGTAACCTGCAGGGGGCATCGATTCAGGATGCCCTGTTTGATTATTCCATTATGACCGGTGCCAACATCTCGCAAATCGAGCAATTTCACGGGGCCAGTTTTCGGGGAGCCAACTGGTGGTCTGCTTTCTGCGTGTCTCCTGCGCAGTTTAAAGAATATCTGCAAAAAAACTTCCCCGATCGCTTCTAG
- a CDS encoding 4Fe-4S dicluster domain-containing protein encodes MTTKLITRNSLKKLMRDLLTVFEIVAPVQGEAVSAFQRISAYEEIGWPDSNTARSPKEFFLPPADGLFRFQQTGRETLLSEPANHHGPRIILGVRPCDAAALAIMDRVFSEKGIDVHYTALRDNTLVIGQPCWKPGKDCFCTSVGINPTASLNMDIMLTDLRDERFLVDIVSPKGEDFFSYFSHFFQEPEDLPRALSAQTREMVFYLGEDKMFDLRVIKKWLDNNFENPLWTKTAARCIGCGACSFLCPTCHCFDFTDESTYQDNSFQGLRKRVWDSCSFSHFTQTPTHQPRPTQDRRFRQRIMHKFKYSFDRYQQLACVGCGRCRSLCPVGIDLVEVLVSISRQSHQF; translated from the coding sequence ATGACCACGAAACTCATTACCCGCAATAGTTTAAAAAAGCTCATGCGCGACCTTTTAACCGTGTTTGAAATTGTGGCCCCTGTTCAGGGTGAAGCTGTCTCGGCCTTTCAGCGGATATCTGCCTATGAGGAGATCGGATGGCCGGATTCCAATACGGCCAGGTCTCCCAAGGAATTCTTTCTGCCTCCTGCCGATGGTCTTTTTCGATTCCAGCAGACAGGAAGGGAAACGCTCCTGTCCGAGCCTGCAAACCATCATGGTCCAAGAATCATCCTGGGAGTCCGGCCCTGTGACGCCGCAGCTCTGGCAATCATGGACCGGGTCTTTAGTGAAAAGGGCATAGATGTTCACTACACTGCTCTTCGGGATAATACGCTGGTGATCGGCCAGCCCTGTTGGAAACCGGGCAAGGACTGCTTTTGTACCTCTGTCGGCATCAATCCCACGGCAAGCCTGAACATGGATATCATGCTGACCGATCTTCGGGACGAGCGGTTTCTCGTGGACATCGTCAGCCCGAAGGGTGAAGATTTCTTTTCGTATTTTTCACATTTTTTTCAGGAACCGGAAGACCTGCCCAGGGCCCTATCAGCTCAAACGAGGGAGATGGTGTTTTATCTCGGAGAGGATAAGATGTTCGACCTGCGGGTCATCAAGAAATGGCTGGATAATAATTTCGAGAACCCTCTCTGGACAAAGACAGCAGCCAGGTGCATCGGCTGCGGTGCCTGCTCGTTTCTTTGTCCCACGTGTCATTGTTTTGACTTCACTGATGAGTCTACCTATCAGGATAACAGTTTCCAGGGCTTGAGAAAGAGAGTCTGGGACTCCTGTTCCTTCAGCCATTTTACTCAAACGCCCACGCATCAGCCCCGGCCTACGCAGGACCGAAGATTTCGGCAAAGAATTATGCACAAGTTCAAATATTCTTTTGACCGGTATCAACAATTGGCTTGTGTGGGCTGCGGCCGCTGCCGCAGCCTCTGTCCAGTGGGAATCGACCTGGTCGAGGTTTTAGTGTCAATCTCCCGGCAGTCTCATCAGTTTTGA
- the pstC gene encoding phosphate ABC transporter permease subunit PstC: MSGIYFMVQQVNKAMKPISHQNIQKKADGLFRYLTALCALVVLALMVGIFWALLSNSQLAIRRFGFRFLVSQAWNPVTQEFGAASSIYGTLVSTAIALILAVPLSLAIAIFLVELAPPALGRVAGYGIELLAAIPSIIFGMWGLFVFAPFMADHVQPALNKTLGFLPFFQGPPMGIGMLTAGIILALMILPFISAVARDVFRMVPPVLKESAYGLGSTNWEVTHKVTISYGLRGLLGATFLGLGRAIGETMAVTFVIGNDHTISKSLFAAGNSIASTLANEFAEASEPLYLSALVKLGLVLFVITILIQIVAQLWLKRIGKSLGGGGL; encoded by the coding sequence GTGTCCGGAATCTATTTTATGGTTCAACAGGTCAACAAAGCAATGAAGCCGATCAGTCACCAGAACATCCAGAAGAAGGCGGATGGGCTTTTCCGCTACCTGACCGCCTTGTGCGCCCTGGTGGTTCTGGCCCTGATGGTCGGCATATTCTGGGCCTTACTCAGCAATTCTCAACTGGCTATACGTAGGTTCGGATTCAGGTTTCTCGTTTCTCAAGCCTGGAATCCGGTCACCCAGGAGTTTGGGGCAGCAAGCAGTATTTACGGGACCCTTGTTTCCACCGCCATTGCCCTGATCCTGGCCGTTCCCCTCAGCCTGGCGATCGCCATATTCCTCGTGGAGCTGGCCCCCCCGGCACTTGGACGGGTGGCAGGATACGGCATTGAGCTTCTGGCGGCCATTCCCAGCATAATTTTTGGCATGTGGGGGCTGTTTGTCTTTGCACCCTTCATGGCTGACCATGTCCAGCCCGCTTTGAATAAAACCCTGGGATTTTTACCCTTTTTTCAAGGGCCGCCTATGGGCATAGGGATGCTCACGGCTGGAATTATCCTGGCGCTGATGATCCTTCCCTTTATCAGCGCTGTGGCCAGGGATGTTTTTCGGATGGTGCCGCCGGTATTAAAGGAATCCGCCTACGGTCTGGGATCGACTAACTGGGAAGTCACCCACAAGGTAACGATCAGCTATGGGCTGCGCGGCCTTTTGGGAGCCACATTTCTGGGACTTGGCCGGGCCATTGGGGAGACTATGGCTGTCACCTTCGTTATCGGCAATGACCACACCATTTCAAAATCCCTCTTTGCAGCCGGTAACAGCATCGCCTCGACCCTGGCCAATGAGTTTGCCGAAGCGTCCGAGCCGCTCTATCTGAGCGCCCTGGTGAAGCTGGGCCTGGTGCTGTTTGTCATTACTATCCTGATCCAGATCGTGGCCCAGCTCTGGCTGAAGAGAATTGGCAAAAGTCTGGGAGGTGGCGGCCTGTGA